The sequence below is a genomic window from Thermus brockianus.
CTACTTGGGCCCGCCGCCCCGGGTCAAGCGGGTCGCCCAAAGGAACCTCATTAAGAGCCCGACAACACCCAGGAACGCGTGAAGAGAAGCGCATTTCCTTGACAACTCCCCACCCCCGCGCTACCCTCCCCCCTAAGGGAGGCCATCATGTCTACCCTGTCCCGCCTACAGAAGCGCCTAAAGGAGAAGGCCAAGCCCCGCCTCGAGGAGCGCCTCACTCTGCGCCTGGATCCCGCCACCCATAGCGCTCTGGAAGCCCTCGCCAGGGAGCACGGTATGACGCTTTCCGAGCTCGCCCGAGAGGCCCTGACGATGCTT
It includes:
- a CDS encoding ribbon-helix-helix protein, CopG family, whose product is MSTLSRLQKRLKEKAKPRLEERLTLRLDPATHSALEALAREHGMTLSELAREALTMLAEEYRARATKEKAQEPPNEQPQGPSKEPSDTPPSDTPPLFSGAAQE